One window of the Deinococcus planocerae genome contains the following:
- a CDS encoding DUF4397 domain-containing protein has translation MTTPKTARPALALLALGTLAVGALSGCAPAQTAQPVQVLAEPSSPYAVRADAATLVYRSLTGRAGAVDVLLDGTPILRQVRPDVPYRVVVLPPGRRTLSVRNSLSGTVLEATTVDLQAGESYALGLNVDPTTREYVLILGRGGEAVYDLTGAS, from the coding sequence ATGACCACACCCAAAACCGCCCGTCCCGCCCTCGCCCTGCTGGCCCTCGGCACCCTGGCCGTGGGTGCCCTGAGCGGGTGCGCGCCGGCCCAGACGGCCCAGCCTGTCCAGGTGCTCGCCGAGCCCTCCTCCCCCTACGCCGTTCGGGCGGACGCCGCCACCCTGGTGTACCGGTCGTTGACCGGGCGGGCGGGCGCCGTGGACGTGCTGCTCGACGGCACGCCGATCCTGCGGCAGGTGCGCCCCGACGTGCCGTACCGGGTGGTCGTGTTGCCTCCCGGGCGCCGCACCCTCAGCGTGCGCAACTCGTTGAGCGGCACCGTGCTGGAGGCGACCACCGTAGACCTCCAGGCGGGCGAGTCCTATGCCCTGGGCCTGAACGTGGACCCCACGACTCGCGAGTACGTCCTGATTCTCGGGCGGGGCGGCGAGGCCGTGTACGACCTGACGGGCGCCTCCTGA
- a CDS encoding DUF4397 domain-containing protein, with product MNKLAQTALIPAALALTLTGALGTASAQTTPQARPNVLFLADTGRPGAVDVYVDGTRIEAGVQATDRPGTLFLTPGTHVVTVKTNRGGEVLATTTVNVLGNTLYALSLQNDEDTPGYTLALASGAAMSKVVNGD from the coding sequence ATGAACAAGCTCGCCCAGACTGCCCTGATCCCCGCCGCCCTCGCCCTGACGCTGACCGGAGCCCTCGGCACGGCCTCGGCCCAGACGACCCCCCAGGCCCGCCCCAACGTCCTCTTCCTCGCCGACACGGGCCGCCCGGGCGCGGTGGACGTGTACGTGGACGGCACGCGGATCGAGGCGGGCGTGCAGGCGACCGACCGGCCCGGCACGCTCTTCCTGACGCCCGGCACGCACGTCGTCACCGTGAAGACCAACCGGGGCGGCGAGGTGCTGGCGACCACGACCGTGAACGTCCTCGGCAACACCCTCTACGCCCTGAGCCTCCAGAACGACGAGGACACGCCGGGCTACACCCTCGCTCTCGCCAGCGGCGCCGCCATGTCGAAGGTGGTGAACGGCGACTGA
- a CDS encoding SDR family oxidoreductase, translating to MAKMSVLVLGGTQFVGRHLVEALLAGGHRVSVLTRGRTPDELPGEVERLRGDRDEGEAGLSALAGREWDACVDVSGYTPRQVRASAGALRDRVGRYVFVSTVSVYAEQARHPIREDDPLLPEAAESVTEVTGETYGPLKVTCERIVGEVLGERATILRPQIVAGPFDPTGRYTYWVDRVAAGGDFLAPGDGSDFLQVIDARDLARFTVTVLEEGVPGVFNLSGPRLSWRDFLDTVREATGPGATPVWVDAATLEAHGLRWHDLPAYVPANGEQGGVMNVSNDRARAAGLTLQDPLTTARDTRAWSADHPQKVFLTREREAEVLRAVGEG from the coding sequence ATGGCGAAGATGAGCGTTCTGGTCCTGGGCGGCACACAATTCGTGGGACGGCACCTCGTGGAGGCCCTGCTCGCGGGCGGGCACCGGGTGAGCGTCCTGACACGCGGGCGCACCCCCGACGAACTGCCGGGCGAGGTCGAGCGGCTGCGCGGCGACCGCGACGAGGGGGAAGCGGGCCTCTCGGCCCTGGCAGGTCGGGAGTGGGACGCCTGCGTGGACGTGAGCGGCTACACGCCCCGGCAGGTGCGCGCGAGCGCCGGGGCGCTGCGGGACCGGGTGGGCCGTTACGTCTTCGTGAGCACCGTCAGCGTGTACGCCGAGCAGGCTCGCCACCCCATCCGCGAGGACGACCCGCTGCTCCCGGAGGCCGCCGAGAGCGTGACGGAAGTGACGGGCGAGACGTACGGCCCCCTCAAGGTGACCTGCGAGCGCATCGTGGGGGAGGTGCTTGGGGAGCGCGCGACCATCCTGCGCCCGCAGATTGTGGCGGGACCTTTTGACCCGACCGGGCGCTACACGTACTGGGTGGACCGGGTGGCCGCGGGGGGCGACTTCCTGGCTCCCGGCGACGGCTCGGACTTCTTACAGGTCATCGACGCCCGCGACCTCGCCCGCTTCACGGTGACGGTGCTGGAGGAGGGCGTGCCCGGCGTGTTCAACCTCTCCGGCCCCCGGTTGAGCTGGCGAGACTTCCTGGACACGGTGCGGGAGGCGACGGGCCCAGGCGCCACGCCCGTCTGGGTGGACGCGGCGACGCTGGAGGCGCACGGTCTCCGTTGGCATGACCTTCCCGCGTACGTTCCCGCGAACGGCGAGCAGGGCGGCGTGATGAACGTCTCGAACGACCGGGCGCGGGCGGCGGGCCTGACGCTCCAAGACCCCCTCACGACGGCGCGGGACACCCGGGCGTGGAGTGCGGACCACCCTCAGAAGGTCTTCCTGACCCGTGAGCGCGAGGCGGAGGTGCTGCGGGCGGTGGGAGAGGGCTGA